A window of Pirellula sp. SH-Sr6A contains these coding sequences:
- a CDS encoding class I SAM-dependent DNA methyltransferase, which yields MTNDSQQIVNKAWNFAHVLRDDGLSYMAYTEQITFLLFLKMADEQTKPPYNKPPIVPAKFSWESLLKREGDELEAHYRHILEELGKQPGMLGEIFKKARPEIQNPATLRRLIVDLIDVEKWSSMQADVKGDIYEGLLAKSAAESPKGAGQYFTPRELIKAIVDCVQPTADDTVCDPASGTGGFLLAAYDYVAKHQGKTLDKDQKKHLRTKFVKGWELVPNTARLCIMNLYLHGIDADPCPIKSGVDSLASDPGERFSVDLTNPPFGKKSSISIVNDAGDLEKDDTAYERQDFWTTTKNKQLNFVQHIKTLLKVNGRCAVVVPDNVLFEGGAGETVRRNLMKQCDVHTLLRLPTGIFYAGGVKANVLFLDAKPAQEKPWTKTLWVYDLRTNMHFTQKTNPLQRADLNEFVECYRPAKRHLRKPTWSEANPEGRWRSFDYEDLIKRDKVNLDIFWLRDQSLEDSDDLPTPDVLAQEIADDLQTALEQFTAIAEKVKG from the coding sequence ATGACCAACGACTCCCAACAGATCGTCAACAAAGCCTGGAACTTCGCCCACGTTCTACGGGACGATGGCCTCTCGTACATGGCCTACACCGAGCAGATCACGTTTCTGCTCTTTCTCAAGATGGCCGATGAGCAGACAAAGCCGCCGTATAACAAGCCGCCCATCGTTCCTGCCAAGTTCAGTTGGGAAAGTCTGCTGAAGCGAGAAGGCGACGAACTCGAAGCCCACTACCGGCACATCCTCGAAGAACTCGGCAAGCAGCCAGGAATGCTGGGCGAAATCTTTAAGAAGGCCCGACCCGAAATCCAGAACCCGGCTACACTGCGGCGGTTGATCGTGGACCTGATTGACGTGGAGAAATGGTCTTCCATGCAGGCCGACGTGAAGGGGGACATCTACGAAGGGCTTCTCGCCAAGAGTGCCGCCGAAAGTCCCAAGGGGGCAGGCCAATACTTCACGCCTCGTGAACTCATCAAGGCCATCGTGGACTGCGTGCAGCCGACTGCCGACGATACTGTATGCGATCCAGCTTCAGGCACGGGCGGCTTTCTCTTGGCCGCTTACGACTACGTTGCCAAGCATCAAGGCAAGACTCTCGACAAAGATCAGAAGAAGCACCTGCGCACGAAGTTCGTGAAGGGATGGGAACTTGTTCCGAACACGGCCCGCCTCTGCATCATGAACCTCTATTTGCACGGCATCGACGCCGATCCTTGCCCGATCAAGTCGGGCGTGGACAGTCTTGCCAGCGATCCGGGCGAACGGTTCAGCGTGGACCTGACAAATCCACCGTTCGGGAAGAAAAGCAGCATCTCCATCGTCAACGACGCTGGTGATCTGGAGAAGGACGACACGGCCTACGAACGCCAGGACTTCTGGACGACGACTAAGAACAAGCAACTCAATTTCGTACAGCACATCAAGACGCTGCTCAAGGTGAATGGCCGCTGTGCTGTGGTCGTGCCGGATAACGTGCTGTTTGAGGGTGGAGCCGGAGAGACGGTGCGTCGCAATCTGATGAAGCAATGCGACGTGCATACGCTCTTGCGGCTCCCGACCGGCATCTTTTACGCCGGAGGTGTGAAGGCCAACGTGCTGTTCCTCGACGCCAAGCCAGCCCAAGAGAAGCCTTGGACGAAGACGCTGTGGGTCTACGACCTGCGGACCAACATGCACTTCACGCAAAAAACGAATCCACTTCAGCGTGCAGACCTGAACGAGTTCGTGGAATGCTACCGCCCCGCAAAGCGACACTTACGCAAGCCGACCTGGAGCGAGGCGAACCCCGAAGGCCGGTGGCGATCATTCGATTACGAGGACTTGATAAAGCGGGACAAAGTAAACCTCGACATCTTCTGGCTTCGTGACCAAAGCCTGGAAGATTCCGACGATCTCCCCACGCCTGATGTGCTGGCCCAAGAAATCGCTGATGACCTGCAAACCGCCTTGGAGCAGTTCACTGCGATAGCAGAGAAGGTGAAGGGGTAA